Proteins from a genomic interval of Rosa chinensis cultivar Old Blush chromosome 2, RchiOBHm-V2, whole genome shotgun sequence:
- the LOC112190344 gene encoding nucleosome assembly protein 1;3 produces the protein MSFLSTDVVGKQNIRNDTFRVYMKIEGRKAVKDVPCFWVTAMYANKIIRKEIAKHDEDALEFLKDIKSCRTDDLTGFQLEFMFDSSNPYFKNEVLTKKYELKDGGEYCTFLMAIGTEINWYPGKTLTESIEKMTIGSEVVQVAQNMSKFLQLLCCENSSDFSLFG, from the exons ATGAGTTTTTTATCAACAGATGTCGTTGGGAAGCAGAATATAAGAAACGACACTTTCAGAGTGTATATGAAGAT AGAAGGAAGGAAGGCTGTTAAAGATGTCCCTTGCTTTTGGGTTACAGCAATGTATGCTAACAAGATAATCCGTAAGGAG ATTGCAAAGCACGATGAAGATGCTCTCGAATTCCTGAAGGATATCAAGTCATGTAGGACGGATGATCTAACAGGATTCCAGCTGGAATTCATGTTTGATTCTTccaatccttatttcaaaaatgAGGTCCTCACCAAAAAGTATGAGCTGAAGGATGGCGGAGAGTACTGTACATTCTTGATGGCAATTGG GACTGAAATCAACTGGTATCCTGGCAAAACCTTGACAGAAAGTATTGAGAAAATGACCATTGGGTCTGAGGTTGTTCAAGTAGCCCAAAACATGTCAAAGTTTCTTCAACTTCTTTGCTGCGAAAACTCATCGGACTTCTCTTTGTTTGGATGA
- the LOC112188707 gene encoding monogalactosyldiacylglycerol synthase 2, chloroplastic gives MMMSVASPRKSITEKVFERVGGVSYLSSYLKNSNGHNHHHHRKFESDDDEGTMELVQIGAERTKNVLILMSDTGGGHRASAEAIKDAFRLEFGDEYRVFVKDVWKEYTGWPLNNMERSYKFMVKHVQLWKVAFHSTSPRWIHSVYLAAIAAYYAKEVEAGLMEYKPDIIISVHPLMQHIPLWVLKWQGLQKKVIFVTVITDLNTCHPTWFHPGVNRCYCPSQEVAKRALVDGLEESQIRVFGLPIRPSFARAVISKDQLRKELEMDPELPAVLLMGGGEGMGPVKETARALGESLFDKELGKPIGQLIVICGRNKNLVSTLESDEWNIPVKVRGFETQMEKWMGSCDCIITKAGPGTIAEALIRGLPIILNDYIPGQEKGNVPYVVDNGAGVFTRSPKETARIVAEWFSTKPDELKRMSENALKLAQPEAVFDIVKDIHDLACQRGPLANIPYMLTSSFTSII, from the exons ATGATGATGTCCGTTGCGTCGCCGAGAAAGTCCATAACGGAGAAAGTGTTTGAGAGGGTGGGAGGGGTTTCTTACCTGAGCAGTTATCTCAAGAACAGCAACGGTCATAACCACCACCATCACAGAAAATTTGAGAGCGACGACGATGAGGGGACTATGGAGCTTGTGCAGATTGGTGCTGAGAGGACCAAGAACGTTTTGATTCTGATGAGTGATACCGGCGGCGGACACAGAGCTTCCGCGGAGGCGATCAAGGATGCGTTTCGTTTGGAGTTTGGAGACGAATACAGG GTATTTGTGAAGGATGTGTGGAAAGAGTACACAGGTTGGCCTTTAAATAATATGGAGAGGTCTTACAAGTTCATGGTGAAACATGTTCAGCTATGGAAGGTTGCATTTCACAGTACTTCTCCTAGATGGATCCACAGTGTCTATCTTGCTGCCATTGCAGCCTACTATGCCAA GGAGGTCGAGGCTGGACTAATGGAGTACAAGCCAGACATCATAATTAGTGTTCATCCTTTGATGCAACATATTCCTCTTTGGGTTCTCAAATGGCAAGGACTTCAGAAGAAAGTGATTTTTGTGACGGTGATCACTGATCTCAACACTTGCCATCCTACGTG GTTTCATCCAGGGGTCAATAGGTGTTACTGCCCATCACAGGAGGTAGCTAAAAGGGCTTTAGTAGATGGCCTTGAAGAGTCCCAAATACGCGTTTTTGGCTTGCCCATCAGGCCCTCTTTTGCCCGAGCGGTTATCTCCAAG GATCAACTcagaaaagaactcgaaatggACCCTGAATTGCCTGCAGTATTGCTGATGGGAGGTGGTGAAGGAATGGGGCCTGTAAAGGAAACTGCGAGAGCTCTGGGAGAATCCCTCTTTGATAAAGAACTGGGAAAACCAATTGGGCAGCTGATCGTTATATGTGGCCGCAATAAAAACCTTGTCTCCACACTGGAATCTGATGAGTGGAATATCCCAGTCAAG GTTAGAGGATTTGAGACACAAATGGAGAAATGGATGGGATCTTGTGACTGCATCATAACAAAG GCTGGTCCAGGCACAATCGCGGAGGCATTGATCAGAGGGCTTCCTATTATTCTCAATGACTACATTCCTGGACAA GAAAAGGGCAATGTGCCTTATGTGGTAGACAATGGTGCTGGTGTCTTCACCAGAAGCCCCAAAGAAACAGCCAGGATTGTGGCAGAATGGTTCAGCACCAAGCCGGATGAGCTCAAAAGGATGTCTGAGAATGCACTTAAACTAGCGCAACCGGAGGCTGTTTTCGACATTGTTAAGGACATTCACGACCTCGCCTGCCAACGTGGTCCTCTTGCAAACATCCCTTACATGCTGACGTCCTCATTTACAAGTATAATCTAA